The following proteins are encoded in a genomic region of Microcoleus sp. FACHB-68:
- a CDS encoding helix-turn-helix domain-containing protein, which yields MSASKDQDYTHRLQALMKQAAVSSFKALSRQAGVSEWQVRQLRRGQVSQMRVENLQKLSKALQISLSELLATFLTDEPAPASTAALQQEYRRLQAQLAEQRTSLMQEFQQTCLQTLEPWMRFWPTAAYKVQQNPEMLALKLLPLVRPVENLLQQWGVEAIEQVGAEVAYDPRRHQLNPGTAEPGQPVKVSHIGYQQGDKLLYRAQVKPLG from the coding sequence ATGTCCGCCTCTAAAGATCAAGACTATACCCACCGGCTGCAAGCGTTGATGAAGCAGGCGGCGGTTTCTAGTTTTAAGGCACTCTCGCGGCAAGCCGGTGTTTCTGAATGGCAAGTCAGGCAACTGCGGCGAGGGCAAGTGTCACAAATGCGAGTGGAGAACTTGCAAAAGCTTAGCAAAGCGCTGCAAATATCCTTAAGTGAATTACTGGCAACTTTTTTAACAGATGAGCCGGCACCGGCATCAACAGCAGCATTGCAACAAGAATACCGGCGCTTGCAGGCGCAATTGGCAGAACAGCGAACCTCTTTGATGCAGGAATTTCAGCAAACCTGCCTGCAAACCTTGGAACCTTGGATGCGGTTTTGGCCAACGGCAGCTTATAAGGTGCAGCAAAACCCGGAGATGCTGGCACTCAAATTATTACCGCTGGTGCGTCCGGTCGAAAATTTATTGCAACAGTGGGGCGTAGAGGCGATCGAGCAGGTGGGTGCCGAAGTCGCTTACGATCCCCGCCGGCACCAGCTAAACCCAGGAACTGCTGAACCAGGGCAGCCGGTGAAAGTGTCTCACATCGGCTATCAGCAAGGCGATAAACTGCTTTACCGTGCTCAGGTTAAGCCTTTAGGGTAA
- a CDS encoding Dps family protein yields MQIQPKSMKVDIGIDEKARSEIAEGLSRLLADTYSLYLKTHNFHWNVTGPMFQTLHLMFETQYTELALAVDLIAERIRALGFPAPGTYSEFAKLSAIEETPGVPKAEEMIRLLVQGQETVARTARSIFSVVEQASDEPTADLLTQRLQVHEKTAWMLRSLLEE; encoded by the coding sequence ATGCAAATTCAACCCAAATCCATGAAAGTTGACATCGGAATTGACGAAAAGGCCAGAAGTGAGATTGCTGAGGGACTTTCTAGACTCCTCGCTGACACCTACTCGCTATACCTCAAAACCCATAACTTTCACTGGAACGTCACCGGCCCGATGTTCCAAACTTTGCACCTGATGTTTGAGACGCAATACACCGAACTGGCTTTAGCCGTCGATCTAATCGCTGAACGCATTAGAGCATTAGGCTTTCCTGCGCCCGGTACTTACAGCGAATTTGCCAAGTTAAGCGCAATTGAAGAAACGCCTGGTGTTCCGAAGGCAGAAGAAATGATTCGCCTGTTGGTGCAAGGTCAAGAAACTGTAGCGCGAACCGCCCGATCCATTTTCTCCGTTGTTGAGCAAGCCAGTGATGAACCCACGGCAGATTTGCTAACCCAACGGCTGCAAGTCCATGAAAAAACCGCTTGGATGTTGAGAAGCCTCCTAGAGGAATAG